One Curtobacterium sp. BH-2-1-1 genomic region harbors:
- a CDS encoding LysR family transcriptional regulator yields MARVSNDITLQQLRYFIEVATEGSMSAAADLLYVSQPTMSAAMKDLETRIGRPLFTRSARGVVLTVDGVEFLGYARQVVEQVSLLEQRYVGRQASRRLLGVSAQHYSFAVEAFVRMVEAAAADEYEFSLRETRTWDIIEDVRTLRSEVGILYRNDFNKQVLGKLLRDAGVVFTPLFVAQPHIFVSRRNPIASRERATLEDLADLPRLTFDQGANNSFYLAEEILSTMSSKREIRVSDRATIFNLMIGLGGYTISTGLISDDLDPEIVAIPLDVDERIEIGWIAHASVPLTVQAQAYLDELRAVVTSYGVEPLAR; encoded by the coding sequence ATGGCCCGGGTCTCGAACGACATCACCCTGCAGCAGCTCCGGTACTTCATCGAGGTCGCGACCGAGGGCTCGATGAGCGCCGCGGCCGATCTGCTCTACGTGTCGCAGCCGACCATGTCCGCGGCGATGAAGGACCTCGAGACACGGATCGGTCGCCCGCTCTTCACCCGTTCGGCCCGGGGCGTCGTGCTCACCGTCGACGGCGTCGAGTTCCTCGGGTACGCCCGGCAGGTCGTCGAGCAGGTCTCCCTGCTCGAGCAGCGGTACGTCGGGCGGCAGGCGTCGCGTCGGTTGCTCGGGGTGTCGGCGCAGCACTACTCGTTCGCCGTCGAGGCCTTCGTCCGGATGGTCGAAGCGGCGGCCGCGGACGAGTACGAGTTCTCGCTCCGCGAGACGCGCACCTGGGACATCATCGAGGACGTCCGCACGCTGCGGAGCGAGGTCGGCATCCTCTACCGCAACGACTTCAACAAGCAGGTCCTCGGGAAGCTGCTGCGGGACGCCGGCGTCGTGTTCACGCCGCTGTTCGTCGCCCAGCCGCACATCTTCGTGTCGCGGCGGAACCCGATCGCGTCGCGGGAGCGCGCGACCCTCGAGGACCTCGCCGACCTGCCCCGACTCACGTTCGACCAGGGCGCGAACAACTCCTTCTACCTGGCCGAGGAGATCCTGTCGACGATGTCGAGCAAGCGGGAGATCCGGGTCTCGGACCGGGCGACGATCTTCAACCTCATGATCGGCCTCGGCGGGTACACGATCTCGACGGGCCTCATCAGCGACGACCTCGACCCCGAGATCGTCGCCATCCCGCTCGACGTCGACGAACGCATCGAGATCGGGTGGATCGCCCACGCCTCGGTTCCCCTCACCGTCCAGGCGCAGGCGTACCTGGACGAGTTGCGAGCGGTGGTCACGAGTTACGGCGTCGAACCGCTCGCGCGGTGA
- a CDS encoding SdpI family protein: MVFALSLEVGAAVLVTWLTWRAASGSLARNDLAGVRTRITMSSDDAWRIAHRAALRPTIISGTITVTWCLISMGLAPLRSPVSVLVAAGVLVGGALLSIPVAHRAVRRFFPHR, encoded by the coding sequence ATGGTCTTCGCGCTGTCTCTCGAGGTCGGTGCTGCGGTTCTCGTCACCTGGCTGACCTGGAGAGCCGCGAGCGGATCGCTGGCTCGGAACGATCTCGCCGGCGTCCGCACGCGGATCACGATGTCCAGCGACGATGCATGGCGCATCGCTCATCGTGCAGCGCTGCGTCCCACCATCATCAGCGGGACGATCACCGTGACCTGGTGCCTGATCAGCATGGGTCTCGCCCCGCTCCGCAGTCCGGTCTCCGTCCTCGTGGCCGCAGGAGTACTCGTCGGCGGCGCACTCCTGTCGATCCCGGTGGCGCACCGTGCCGTCCGAAGATTCTTCCCCCATCGCTGA
- a CDS encoding methionine synthase: MSSLLPTAIVGSLPKPSWLAEPERLWSPWQLDGAALTEGKQDALRSAVHEQEHRGIDIVSDGEQTRQHFVTTFIEHLDGIDQERKETVRIRDRYDAAVPTVVGAVSRPAPVFVDDARFLRAQTDRPIKWALPGPMTMIDTLSDQHYKSREKLAWEFATILNQEARELEAAGVDIIQFDEPAFTVFHDEVQDWGVAALERATEGLHAETAVHICYGYGIEANNKWKETLGAEWRQYEQSFPLLQQSSIDIVSLECIHSHVPLDLVELIRGKKVMLGAIDVATEVVETPDEVAEVLRRALEFVDADKLIPSSNCGMAPLARGAALGKLSALSAGADIVRAELVGAEVPSAR; encoded by the coding sequence ATGAGTTCTCTCCTCCCCACCGCGATCGTCGGCAGCCTGCCGAAGCCCTCCTGGCTCGCCGAGCCCGAGCGCCTCTGGTCCCCCTGGCAGCTCGACGGGGCCGCCCTGACCGAGGGCAAGCAGGACGCGCTCCGATCCGCCGTGCACGAGCAGGAGCACCGCGGGATCGACATCGTCAGCGACGGCGAGCAGACCCGCCAGCACTTCGTCACGACGTTCATCGAGCACCTCGACGGCATCGACCAGGAGCGCAAGGAGACCGTCCGGATCCGCGATCGCTACGACGCTGCCGTCCCCACGGTCGTCGGCGCAGTGAGTCGCCCCGCGCCGGTGTTCGTCGACGACGCCCGGTTCCTCCGCGCGCAGACCGACCGGCCGATCAAGTGGGCGCTGCCCGGGCCGATGACCATGATCGACACGCTCTCCGACCAGCACTACAAGTCTCGCGAGAAGCTGGCGTGGGAGTTCGCCACGATCCTCAACCAGGAAGCCCGGGAGCTCGAGGCTGCCGGCGTCGACATCATCCAGTTCGACGAGCCCGCCTTCACCGTCTTCCACGACGAGGTGCAGGACTGGGGCGTCGCCGCGCTCGAACGCGCCACCGAGGGCCTCCACGCCGAGACCGCCGTGCACATCTGCTACGGGTACGGCATCGAGGCGAACAACAAGTGGAAGGAGACGCTCGGGGCGGAGTGGCGGCAGTACGAGCAGTCGTTCCCGCTCCTGCAGCAGTCGTCGATCGACATCGTCTCCCTTGAGTGCATCCACTCGCACGTGCCGCTCGACCTCGTGGAGCTCATCCGGGGGAAGAAGGTCATGCTCGGGGCGATCGACGTCGCGACCGAGGTCGTCGAGACCCCGGACGAGGTCGCGGAGGTGCTGCGGCGGGCGCTCGAGTTCGTGGATGCGGACAAGCTCATCCCCAGCTCGAACTGTGGGATGGCGCCGCTGGCGCGGGGTGCGGCGCTGGGGAAGCTGAGTGCGCTGTCCGCTGGTGCGGACATCGTGCGGGCCGAGCTCGTCGGCGCGGAGGTCCCCTCCGCGCGCTGA
- a CDS encoding DUF2510 domain-containing protein translates to MSSPTPPGWYPDPSGQHATRWWDGTQWTVQVGPPPAQLPRQRLPEHVPTDTVFVWVLALLPLLSLPVTFLYEPQVRYGVGPGGVRTVDPTSIYTAGYFLLQAFSVLLYAANVVLAFFDHRVLGRRGVIRPFSWPWAFLSPIVYVIGRYVVVRKVAPGRPMWPLWISIAVVVIGIIVGIGRAVAVFQQLLP, encoded by the coding sequence GTGTCGTCACCGACGCCGCCAGGCTGGTACCCCGACCCGTCCGGTCAACACGCCACCCGGTGGTGGGACGGCACCCAGTGGACCGTGCAGGTCGGCCCGCCGCCCGCGCAGCTGCCCCGCCAGCGGCTGCCCGAGCACGTGCCGACGGACACCGTGTTCGTCTGGGTCCTCGCGCTGCTCCCGCTGCTCTCCCTCCCCGTCACCTTCCTCTACGAGCCGCAGGTCCGGTACGGCGTCGGTCCGGGAGGCGTCCGGACGGTGGACCCGACCTCCATCTACACCGCCGGGTACTTCCTGCTGCAGGCGTTCTCCGTGCTCCTGTACGCCGCGAACGTCGTGCTCGCGTTCTTCGACCACCGGGTCCTCGGTCGCCGGGGTGTCATCCGGCCGTTCTCGTGGCCGTGGGCGTTCCTGTCGCCGATCGTCTACGTCATCGGCCGGTACGTCGTCGTCCGCAAGGTCGCACCGGGACGGCCCATGTGGCCGCTGTGGATCAGCATCGCCGTCGTCGTCATCGGCATCATCGTCGGGATCGGTCGGGCCGTCGCGGTGTTCCAGCAGCTGCTCCCGTAG
- a CDS encoding serine hydrolase, with translation MRTPHEASGLWRASLRVADGWRTVREPRGPYATASMLEWGSITKGLVGTTAWLTLEVDRPVACYLPGVADDEMTVADLVRHTSGLPRLPATMRDSLFGDPYRKAVGEPLDLDTAVPGTPRGHFVYSNLGYALLGAVLEGVHGDWFAAVHQHVLEPAGICSATLVPARAERVVPKLFGQAVRPWALGESSFAAAGGVWSTFEDLCRYAEWALEPGAPPSRTVSWQRQGASTWINGEVRAAGAVIANAAGITAVVHALAKAPHAADAIATALIEREVREKCDG, from the coding sequence ATGCGGACCCCACATGAGGCATCCGGGCTCTGGCGCGCGAGTCTTCGCGTGGCGGACGGCTGGAGAACTGTGCGCGAGCCCCGCGGGCCGTACGCCACCGCTTCGATGCTCGAGTGGGGGAGCATCACGAAGGGGCTCGTCGGGACGACCGCGTGGCTCACACTCGAGGTCGACCGACCGGTCGCGTGCTACCTGCCAGGGGTGGCCGACGACGAGATGACCGTGGCGGACCTCGTCCGCCACACCTCGGGGCTACCGCGGCTTCCGGCGACGATGCGTGACAGCCTCTTCGGCGACCCGTACCGAAAGGCCGTCGGCGAGCCTCTGGATCTCGATACGGCAGTGCCGGGTACGCCACGAGGCCACTTCGTGTACTCGAACCTCGGCTACGCACTCCTCGGTGCCGTGCTCGAGGGGGTGCACGGCGACTGGTTCGCCGCCGTGCACCAGCACGTCCTCGAGCCGGCTGGGATCTGTTCCGCGACGCTTGTGCCTGCTCGGGCAGAACGTGTGGTGCCGAAGCTCTTCGGTCAAGCGGTCAGGCCGTGGGCGCTCGGGGAGTCGTCGTTCGCGGCCGCAGGCGGCGTCTGGTCAACGTTCGAGGACCTCTGTCGCTATGCCGAATGGGCGCTCGAGCCTGGCGCTCCGCCCTCCCGCACGGTGAGCTGGCAGCGGCAAGGGGCATCGACCTGGATCAACGGCGAGGTGCGAGCGGCAGGCGCGGTCATCGCCAACGCCGCAGGAATCACCGCGGTGGTCCATGCGCTCGCGAAGGCTCCGCATGCGGCCGATGCGATCGCCACGGCGCTGATCGAGCGGGAGGTGCGAGAGAAGTGCGACGGCTGA
- a CDS encoding CPBP family intramembrane glutamic endopeptidase, with amino-acid sequence MRQITARKDHRETTAGRPRGTRWGAVSVFVCLAYGAAWVLLWPAVQTSADLSDPVGSPGAYIATVAMMFTPGLAALLVAVMLQRHRGKALLAELGLTGFFTRQGWRFAGAGIAGAAVLVLGSWGLGLLLGWVQLDPERSVARELIIRVTGEQPPMPMALLALVQLVNLPIGIAITAIAATGEEIGWRGWLLPKLLPLGTGWALSLSGAIWGLWHAPAILLGLNYEQRDPLGIIMMTIGCVGAGVLIGWLRLASGSLLPCVLAHAALNSFATYQSILFPPFDQRLVGPLAITGWIVMTVLIVTGALRATRLRQRRDSERGSH; translated from the coding sequence ATGAGGCAGATCACGGCGCGAAAGGACCACAGGGAGACCACGGCAGGCAGGCCGCGGGGCACCCGATGGGGTGCTGTCAGCGTGTTCGTGTGCCTGGCGTACGGTGCAGCGTGGGTGCTGCTCTGGCCAGCGGTTCAGACGAGCGCGGATCTCTCGGATCCCGTCGGAAGCCCAGGCGCCTACATCGCGACCGTGGCGATGATGTTCACACCGGGCCTCGCAGCGCTGCTGGTCGCAGTCATGCTCCAGCGTCATCGCGGGAAAGCGCTCCTGGCGGAGCTCGGGCTGACAGGATTCTTCACCCGTCAGGGCTGGCGATTCGCTGGCGCTGGCATCGCCGGAGCTGCGGTGCTGGTTCTGGGCAGCTGGGGTCTCGGCCTGCTGCTCGGGTGGGTGCAGCTCGATCCTGAGCGGTCCGTGGCGAGAGAGCTCATCATTCGAGTCACGGGCGAGCAGCCGCCGATGCCGATGGCGCTCCTTGCGCTGGTCCAACTGGTGAACCTCCCCATCGGGATAGCGATCACGGCGATCGCTGCGACGGGCGAGGAAATCGGTTGGCGCGGCTGGCTCCTCCCGAAACTGCTGCCGCTCGGAACCGGGTGGGCCCTCAGCCTGAGCGGGGCGATCTGGGGTCTCTGGCACGCCCCCGCGATCCTGCTCGGCCTGAACTACGAGCAACGTGACCCGCTCGGGATCATCATGATGACCATCGGCTGCGTCGGTGCCGGCGTGCTGATCGGGTGGCTCCGGCTTGCGAGCGGATCGCTTCTGCCCTGCGTCCTCGCACACGCGGCGCTCAACAGCTTCGCCACGTACCAGTCGATCCTCTTTCCGCCGTTCGACCAACGCCTTGTCGGGCCGCTCGCGATCACCGGGTGGATCGTCATGACGGTCCTGATCGTGACCGGCGCATTACGGGCAACTCGACTTCGGCAGCGACGCGACTCAGAACGGGGCAGCCACTAG
- a CDS encoding GNAT family N-acetyltransferase, with protein MPCTRATSDDLDELRTFLLEADLTVAGLDSPAVRVWLERGPEGGITGSTGFELSADGAHALIRSVAVSGSMRASGAGTRLARFALAEAARAGAGRAWLFSRRSGPFWQKLGFTPADRDVLASVLPGTQQVRLFTSTGQLGREVAWSRELVSGDVSFRVRERGA; from the coding sequence GTGCCCTGCACACGAGCGACGAGCGACGACCTGGACGAGTTGCGGACGTTCCTGCTCGAGGCCGACCTGACGGTCGCCGGCCTCGACTCGCCGGCCGTGCGGGTCTGGCTCGAACGCGGACCCGAGGGCGGGATCACCGGCAGCACCGGATTCGAGCTCAGCGCGGACGGCGCGCACGCCCTGATCCGGAGCGTCGCGGTGTCCGGCTCGATGCGGGCGTCCGGGGCCGGTACGCGGCTCGCGCGCTTCGCGCTGGCTGAAGCGGCTCGAGCGGGCGCGGGTCGAGCGTGGTTGTTCTCGCGGCGGTCGGGGCCCTTCTGGCAGAAGCTCGGCTTCACTCCCGCAGACCGCGACGTGCTCGCTTCCGTCCTGCCCGGGACGCAACAGGTGCGCCTCTTCACGTCGACCGGGCAGCTCGGACGCGAGGTCGCGTGGTCACGCGAGCTCGTCAGTGGTGACGTCTCGTTCCGGGTCCGCGAGCGGGGCGCGTAG
- a CDS encoding ABC transporter ATP-binding protein, with amino-acid sequence MSMEGAAWSSLYKISTAKDGRNGFSRESLRRIMTFATPYRAKLVVFIALSIVGAFLAVATPVLAGQVVDVIAARGAVGTIVWLAVVIAVVAVADAASSLATRWYSARIGEGVILDLRTAVFDHVQKMPIAFFTRTRTGALVSRLNNDVIGAQQAFSGTLSGVVTNLVALVLTLAVMLSTSWLVTVIAVLMLPLFLVPARRMGGRLAALRREAADHNSAMSTQMTERFSAPGATLVKLFGRPEEEPEEFRVRAARVRDIGVRTAMLQFVFVTALTLVAALALALVYGLGGVLALGGQLNTGDVVTLALLLTRLYVPLTSLANARVEIMSAVVSFERVFEVLDLEPLIQENPGAVAVPDGPVAVEFDDVRFAYPSADRVSLASLEEVSTLDTRGGDEVLHGISFRIEPGQTVALVGTSGAGKSTIAQLLSRLYDVDQGAVRLAGEDVRDVTFESLRHTMGMVTQDGHLFHETIRSNLRLARPDASDDEVWDAVRRARLETLIRSLPDQLDTMVGERGYRLSGGERQRMTIARLLLAQPRVVILDEATAALDSTSEAAVQAALSEALEGRTAMVIAHRLSTIRSADQILVVEDGSIVERGTHEELLAAGGRYEELHRTQFAVQKDVAPDEVGPARA; translated from the coding sequence ATGAGCATGGAAGGCGCGGCCTGGAGCTCGCTCTACAAGATCTCCACCGCCAAGGACGGCAGGAACGGGTTCTCCCGCGAGTCGCTCCGGCGCATCATGACGTTCGCGACGCCGTACCGTGCCAAGCTCGTGGTCTTCATCGCGCTCTCGATCGTCGGCGCGTTCCTCGCGGTCGCGACTCCGGTGCTCGCCGGCCAGGTGGTCGACGTCATCGCCGCTCGTGGCGCGGTCGGCACGATCGTCTGGCTCGCGGTGGTCATCGCCGTCGTCGCCGTGGCCGACGCTGCCTCGTCGCTCGCGACCCGGTGGTACTCCGCCCGCATCGGTGAAGGGGTGATCCTCGACCTGCGGACCGCGGTGTTCGACCACGTGCAGAAGATGCCGATCGCCTTCTTCACCCGGACCCGGACGGGCGCGCTCGTCAGCCGCCTCAACAACGACGTGATCGGAGCGCAGCAGGCCTTCAGCGGCACGCTGTCCGGCGTGGTCACGAACCTCGTGGCGCTCGTCCTCACCCTCGCCGTGATGCTCAGCACGTCGTGGCTCGTGACGGTGATCGCGGTGCTCATGCTGCCGCTCTTCCTGGTGCCGGCTCGCCGCATGGGTGGTCGACTCGCGGCCCTGCGTCGCGAAGCCGCCGACCACAACTCGGCGATGAGCACGCAGATGACCGAGCGCTTCTCCGCACCCGGAGCCACCCTCGTGAAGCTCTTCGGTCGGCCGGAGGAGGAGCCCGAGGAGTTCCGCGTCCGTGCGGCGCGCGTCCGGGACATCGGCGTGCGCACCGCGATGCTGCAGTTCGTCTTCGTCACCGCCCTGACGCTCGTCGCGGCCCTCGCCCTCGCGCTCGTCTACGGCCTCGGCGGGGTCCTCGCGCTCGGCGGCCAGCTGAACACGGGTGACGTGGTCACGCTCGCGCTCCTCCTCACCCGGCTGTACGTGCCGCTGACCAGCCTCGCGAACGCCCGTGTCGAGATCATGAGCGCGGTCGTCAGCTTCGAGCGGGTGTTCGAGGTCCTCGACCTCGAGCCGCTCATCCAGGAGAACCCCGGCGCCGTGGCCGTGCCGGACGGTCCGGTCGCGGTGGAGTTCGACGACGTCCGGTTCGCCTACCCCTCGGCGGACCGGGTGTCGCTGGCCTCGCTCGAGGAGGTCTCCACGCTCGACACCCGCGGCGGGGACGAAGTGCTGCACGGCATCTCGTTCCGGATCGAGCCCGGACAGACCGTCGCGCTCGTCGGGACCTCGGGCGCGGGCAAGTCCACGATCGCGCAGCTGCTCTCGCGGCTCTACGACGTCGACCAGGGCGCCGTCCGGCTCGCCGGCGAAGACGTCCGCGACGTGACCTTCGAGTCCCTCCGGCACACGATGGGCATGGTGACCCAGGACGGGCACCTGTTCCACGAGACCATCCGCTCGAACCTGCGGCTCGCGCGGCCGGACGCCTCTGACGACGAGGTGTGGGACGCGGTCCGCCGCGCGCGCCTCGAGACGCTGATCCGGTCCCTGCCGGACCAGCTCGACACGATGGTGGGGGAGCGCGGCTACCGGCTGTCCGGCGGGGAGCGACAGCGGATGACGATCGCGAGGCTCCTGCTCGCCCAGCCGCGGGTGGTCATCCTCGACGAGGCCACGGCGGCCCTCGACTCCACCTCGGAGGCTGCGGTGCAGGCTGCGCTCAGCGAGGCGCTCGAAGGACGCACGGCGATGGTGATCGCGCACCGACTCTCCACCATCCGGAGTGCGGACCAGATCCTCGTCGTCGAGGACGGCTCGATCGTGGAGCGCGGGACGCACGAGGAGCTGCTCGCGGCGGGCGGCCGGTACGAGGAACTGCACCGGACGCAGTTCGCGGTGCAGAAGGACGTCGCTCCGGACGAGGTGGGTCCGGCGAGGGCGTAG
- a CDS encoding PLDc N-terminal domain-containing protein — protein MFNLTTAGSVNPLLPTVLDGAMMSVAIVGLVLALAALVSLLAASSPTGWPVLAWAVLVLFVPFVGPVSWFAARRRERLLRFRDLDHTSGEGPHADPT, from the coding sequence ATGTTCAACCTGACCACGGCCGGGAGCGTGAACCCGCTTCTGCCGACGGTGCTGGACGGCGCGATGATGAGCGTCGCCATCGTCGGATTGGTGCTTGCTCTCGCAGCTCTCGTGTCGCTGCTCGCAGCCTCGTCACCGACGGGGTGGCCCGTGCTCGCCTGGGCCGTCCTGGTCCTGTTCGTGCCCTTCGTCGGTCCGGTCTCGTGGTTCGCTGCGAGGCGCCGCGAACGGCTGCTGCGGTTCCGAGACCTCGACCACACGTCGGGGGAAGGCCCTCATGCGGACCCCACATGA
- a CDS encoding SdpA family antimicrobial peptide system protein, which yields MGSERALWPFATTVVVLMSWTALTIVQSLSPHALSSREPVAVAARDAVLAIAPQRWEFFTASSKGRQYVAYRTQTSESALSLPQGKEANMFGVSRAQRAQGPELAALHQQVANWKNCVDKSASQKCIRQAAEERPQALRNGAKRKTLCGDLLLAQEKATPFEFRSFDLPNFRVLQAARVEVSCN from the coding sequence ATGGGTTCGGAACGAGCGCTCTGGCCGTTCGCCACGACGGTCGTGGTGCTGATGAGTTGGACGGCGCTCACCATCGTGCAGTCGTTATCTCCACACGCGTTGTCGAGTCGTGAACCTGTCGCCGTGGCGGCCCGAGATGCTGTGCTGGCGATAGCGCCACAGCGCTGGGAGTTCTTCACTGCGTCGTCCAAGGGTCGGCAGTACGTCGCCTACCGCACGCAGACAAGCGAATCGGCGCTTTCGCTGCCGCAAGGCAAAGAAGCGAACATGTTCGGCGTCTCGCGCGCGCAGCGTGCGCAGGGTCCTGAGCTAGCAGCGCTGCATCAGCAGGTGGCGAACTGGAAGAACTGCGTGGACAAGTCTGCATCTCAGAAGTGCATCCGGCAGGCAGCCGAAGAGCGACCGCAGGCTCTGAGGAATGGGGCGAAGCGGAAGACTCTCTGCGGAGATCTCCTCCTCGCTCAGGAGAAGGCGACTCCGTTCGAGTTCCGTAGCTTCGATCTCCCGAATTTCCGGGTGCTGCAGGCTGCACGTGTGGAGGTGTCGTGCAACTGA
- a CDS encoding sporulation-delaying protein SdpB family protein, whose amino-acid sequence MQLIVAEVSAPRLRHTLRGLDLQTLRFSGFRGTLVLAQLTILVATPYDALMQTLVGSGAGPVCDGLRNASTYCLGQSLPDALVTSAMVLILIGVAAGVAPTVMAILHAWVAFSIAGSISLPDGGDQAAAVCTLLLVAVSFADRRRWLLGPPRTVASWRRQVALGGLMVMRVQVTAIYFNAAIAKLFAPEWVNGTAEYYVLRDPYFGASGPLAPVLQAATTLPAVTVGVTWGAVIAEIAIGVLILGGPRSRSIALVLCVVLHGAIIITIGLWSFGLIMIAIVGIAAMPYTPHEQTHQFWSRLGRRHHATVHSPSVNGAGVR is encoded by the coding sequence GTGCAACTGATCGTCGCTGAGGTGAGCGCTCCCCGACTGCGGCACACTCTCCGCGGGTTGGACCTTCAGACGCTCCGCTTCAGCGGCTTTCGCGGGACGCTCGTGCTGGCTCAACTCACGATCCTCGTGGCAACGCCGTACGACGCGTTGATGCAGACTCTGGTGGGAAGCGGAGCCGGACCGGTTTGTGATGGGCTTCGAAACGCTTCGACATACTGCCTTGGACAATCCTTGCCCGATGCGCTCGTCACATCCGCCATGGTCTTGATCCTCATCGGGGTTGCGGCTGGGGTTGCGCCGACCGTGATGGCGATCCTTCACGCGTGGGTTGCGTTCTCGATCGCTGGGTCGATCTCGCTCCCCGACGGGGGCGACCAAGCGGCCGCGGTGTGCACCCTGCTCCTTGTCGCCGTCAGTTTCGCCGACCGACGTCGCTGGCTGCTCGGTCCGCCGCGGACCGTCGCGAGCTGGCGCCGACAAGTGGCGCTCGGAGGTCTCATGGTCATGCGAGTGCAGGTCACGGCGATCTACTTCAACGCCGCGATCGCCAAGCTGTTTGCACCCGAGTGGGTCAACGGCACAGCCGAGTACTACGTCCTTCGAGACCCGTACTTCGGGGCGAGCGGACCGCTTGCTCCTGTCCTACAAGCTGCGACGACGCTGCCCGCTGTGACGGTGGGCGTGACCTGGGGTGCGGTGATAGCGGAGATCGCGATCGGTGTGCTGATTCTGGGTGGCCCGCGAAGTCGTTCGATTGCCTTGGTCCTGTGCGTGGTGCTGCACGGGGCGATCATCATCACGATCGGGCTCTGGAGCTTCGGACTGATCATGATTGCGATCGTCGGCATCGCCGCGATGCCGTACACCCCGCATGAGCAGACGCACCAGTTCTGGTCCCGCCTCGGCAGAAGGCACCACGCCACCGTGCACAGCCCTAGCGTGAATGGCGCTGGGGTCCGGTGA
- a CDS encoding DUF1648 domain-containing protein gives MSAQHVRSASLGSLAAAVPVFIEIAVTRAWWNRLPDRIATTFGPDGSPGGYGTPLGTVSLLAAVQTLFLVAAVGSAFARDRRKGRIACAVTAGFIATVAISWLMIAGVAASIVAPAAWWALLAGPAWAVVPYWLLRIDKEAP, from the coding sequence GTGAGCGCGCAGCACGTGCGTAGCGCGTCTCTTGGCTCCCTCGCCGCGGCCGTCCCCGTCTTCATCGAGATCGCAGTCACGAGAGCGTGGTGGAACCGACTCCCCGATCGGATCGCTACGACCTTCGGTCCGGACGGCAGCCCAGGCGGATACGGGACCCCGTTGGGGACGGTGAGCCTTCTCGCTGCCGTGCAGACCCTCTTTCTTGTCGCGGCGGTCGGATCGGCCTTCGCGCGAGATCGACGGAAGGGTCGGATCGCCTGCGCGGTAACTGCTGGGTTCATCGCCACTGTGGCGATCAGCTGGCTGATGATCGCGGGAGTCGCGGCCTCGATCGTGGCACCAGCAGCGTGGTGGGCACTCCTGGCAGGCCCGGCGTGGGCAGTCGTTCCGTACTGGCTACTTCGCATCGACAAGGAGGCACCATGA
- a CDS encoding putative oxygenase MesX, protein MASEITFSITRTRFDEDYSPSDSSRLTTNFANLARGERRQENLRAALAMIDGRANELSAAGDRYRLQLDIVSAALQFSDGGSDAEFPLLEMLDVTIVDQLTGEHHHGILGNNFSSYLRDYDFSVLLPSSPGLPSDFGVLHGALFQRFLSSSAFHDGFSAEPVVCISVSTSQTYRRTGYVHPVLGAEYEHEHSSLTDDYFGRMGMRVRYFQPAGASAPLAFYSRGDVTTDYTDLQLIGTIATMETFQKIYRPEIYAANTPAGSTYRPSLDHTDFTPTPVTYDREERSRLGITQGRWTEEHLVTPHHALLSQFAAEPVPAR, encoded by the coding sequence ATGGCGAGCGAGATCACCTTCAGCATCACCCGGACCCGGTTCGACGAGGACTACTCCCCGTCGGACAGCTCCCGGCTGACCACGAACTTCGCCAACCTGGCGCGCGGCGAGCGCCGGCAGGAGAACCTCCGTGCCGCGCTGGCGATGATCGACGGGCGCGCGAACGAGCTCTCGGCTGCCGGTGATCGCTACCGCCTGCAGCTCGACATCGTCTCGGCCGCACTGCAGTTCTCCGACGGTGGATCGGACGCCGAGTTCCCGCTGCTCGAGATGCTCGACGTCACGATCGTCGACCAGCTCACCGGCGAGCACCACCACGGCATCCTCGGCAACAACTTCTCGTCGTACCTGCGCGACTACGACTTCTCGGTGCTGCTGCCGTCGTCGCCGGGCCTGCCGTCCGACTTCGGTGTGCTGCACGGGGCCCTCTTCCAGCGGTTCCTTTCGTCTTCGGCGTTCCACGACGGCTTCAGTGCCGAGCCCGTCGTCTGCATCAGCGTCTCGACGAGCCAGACCTACCGCCGGACCGGGTACGTCCACCCGGTCCTCGGCGCCGAGTACGAGCACGAGCACTCCTCGCTCACCGACGACTACTTCGGCCGGATGGGCATGCGGGTCCGGTACTTCCAGCCCGCCGGAGCGTCGGCCCCGCTCGCGTTCTACTCACGCGGCGATGTCACCACGGACTACACGGACCTCCAGCTCATCGGCACGATCGCCACCATGGAGACGTTCCAGAAGATCTACCGGCCGGAGATCTACGCCGCGAACACCCCGGCCGGCAGCACGTACCGCCCCTCCCTCGACCACACCGACTTCACGCCCACCCCGGTCACCTACGACCGTGAGGAGCGCAGCCGCCTCGGGATCACCCAGGGCCGGTGGACCGAGGAGCACCTCGTGACGCCGCACCACGCGCTCCTCTCGCAGTTCGCTGCCGAGCCCGTTCCCGCCCGCTGA